One Halobacterium wangiae genomic window, AGATCGGTACGATCGACCACATCGAGGCGGGCGCCGCGTACGTCGAACCGAAGACCGGGCTCGTCGGCAGCATCGAGTCGGCACTCGGCTGGGGTGACGACAGGGACGAGTACCGGCTCGACTCCGGGCAGGTCCAGCGCGTCGACAGCAGGGGACGGTTCGTCGTCTCCCACGACGCCGAGACCGACATCGAGGACGAGGACGACCGGCGCTGAGTCGGGACGCCACCCCGACCGTCGACTCGAGGGTCGCCGCGCTACTCTTCTCCGTTCTCTTCGTCGTCGACGAGCTCGTCGACGACATCTTCGTCGACGTTCATCTCGCCCGGTTCGGCGGGTTCCTCCTGGACGTCCGCCGTGGCTCGTTCCTCGATCTCCTCGTCCGTGCGTTCCTCGCCAGGGAGTTCGTCGTCGGCCCCTGCACCCGCAGTCGTGACGTCGGCGTCGTCCGCTCCGCCGGACTCCGCGTCGCTGGCTTCGCCGACGGACTCCTGGATGGAGAGTTGATACCAGTCGTCCGAGTCGTCGGCCGACCGGCCGCCCGCGCGTAGCTTCCGGACGACGACGTACACGACGCCGGCGAGACCCACGCCGAGCAGGACCGTGCGGAGGAGACTGCTCGACGAGTCGTCTCCGGCCGACGACCCACCGTCTGCCGAACCCACTGCCCCCTTGCGAATAGACGCTAGTGATCGGACCATACAGACAGTTCGGCCCGTGGAGGGAAGTTCGTTTGGGCAACTGCGAGGACGGCGACCAGTCCGTCACCGTTCCGTGGGGTGGAATTGCACATCCGGTGGACCTGTCCACGTTCCCGACGGTCGCCCCGCTAAATAAGGTGAGCGTACGTTTGCGGCGTTCGGACCGACCGACCCTACTCGCCAGTAGGGACGAGGAAGGTGAGATACCAGCCACCAGACCCCGACACCGTCTACCGGTTCTCGCCGATACCGTCGCTCGAACTGACGTTCAGTCCGCCCAACCAGTAGGTCGAGTGGCGTTCCGAGTAGCGCGCCGTTTGGCGATTCGGGCCAGAATATAACAATGGCGGTGGCAGCCGATTGAACTAATGCGATATGACAGACGAGAACACAACAAGACTCAAGCTCGGTGCCCTGCTGATGGCGCTGACAGTCGTCCTCGCCTCGGGGACGGCAGTCGCGGTGATGTCAGCGGGGTCGGTAGCGCAAGAAGGTGACCAGTCCGCGTCGACTGTCACCGCCCAGGACGTCGAGGCCGAGAGCGTCCAGATGGAGGACGTCGAGGTCGAAAACCTGACGTTCGAACTCGGCGACGTCGAGGACACGGAAGACGCACTCTCTGACTCCTTCGCGACAGCCCTCGGCGAGAACGTCGAAGGGTTCGAAGCGGACTCCGTGGACGTCGGCAACATCCAGTCCGCGACGGTCACCGTCGAGGACGACACGGTCACCGTCGACGCTGAGATCGAATCTATCACCGTCGAGGGTGTCCAGGCCGACAACGTCACGTGGGACCGCTCGAACGGCAACGTCGCAGAGGGGATGTTCCTGGGCGGTAGCCTCACCTTCCAGTCGATGACGGTCGAGGAACTCAGTGTGGGGTCGCTCTCCGTCGAGTCGGGTGAGGTGACGGTCCCGGACAACGAGACGACCACCACGACCGAAGAGGAAGACGAGACGACGACGACCGAGGAGGACGACGACACGACCACCACGACTGAAGAAGAGGACGACACAACGACCACGACTGAAGAAGAGGACGACGACACGACCACCACGACCGAAGAGGAAGACGAGAACGAGACGACCACCACGACTACTACCGACGGTGACGGCGACACCGCCGAAGCCACGGTGAACTTCGAGGACCAGACGTCCGACGGGACCACCGTGACGATCTCCGCCGTCGCGCTGTCCGAGGACGGCTACGTCGCCATCCACGACGACTCCCTGCTCGAGGGTAACGTCGTCGGGAGTGTCATCGGCGTCTCCGACTACCTCGAGGCTGGCTCCTACCAGGACGTCGAAGTGACGCTGTACAACGTCTCTGGTGCAGAGTTCAACGAGACGATGCTCGAGGACAACGAGACGCTGATCGCGATGCCGCACCTCGAGACCGACAACGACGAGACCTACGACTTCGTCGAGACGAACAGCAACCAGGACGGTCCGTTCGTCTCCGACGGTGAACCGGTGACCGACGACGCGGTCATCAGCGTCGAGGAGGACGAGACCGAGGACAACGAGACGACCACCACGACCGAAGAGAACGACACGACGACCGAAGAGAACGAGACGACCGCTACCGACGGTGACGGTGCCGGCGACACCGCCGAAGCCACGGTGAACTTCGAGGACCAGACGTCCAACGGGACAGTCGTCAGTGTCTCTGACGTCGAACTGTCCGAGGACGGCTACGTCGCCATCCACGACGACTCCCTGCTCGAGGGTAACGTCGTCGGGAGCGTCATCGGCGTCTCCGACTACCTCGAGGCCGGTTCCTACGAGGACCTCGAAGTGACGCTGTACAACGTCTCTGGTGCAGAGTTCAACGAGACGATGCTCGAGGAAGACCAGGAACTGATCGCGATGCCGCACCTCGAGACCACCGATGACGAGACCTACGACTTCGTCGAGACGAACGGTGAGGACGACGGTCCGTTCATCTCCGACGGTGCCGCAGTGACCGACGACGCGCTCGTCACTCTCGAGGACGACGACACGACCGAAGAGAACGACACGACGACGACCACCGAAGAGAACACTACGACCACCACGACTGCCGAAGCGTAACGTCGCGAGCATCCCAGGACCGACTCCTGGCGCTCCACCGTTCCGCACCTCCATTTTTCGCGCCGCTCCGCCGGACAGAGCAATCAGTGAGAACGGCGACACCGCGAACCAGACCCGCCAGGCAGCTACAGGTCCGAGGCGCCGCTGTCCGTGACGTCGTCCTGTGCCGCGTCGTCTAGCTCGTCGAGGTCGCGCTGGTCGTTGTACTCGTCGCTCGGGCCAGCAGGACCAGTTATCTCGCCGTAGAGGGCTTCCCGAGCCTCCTCTGGCGTCTCGAAGCGCTCGTCGACGAGTCGGTCGAAGACGCTCCCGAGGCTCTCCGTCTCGTTCGGGAGGTCCATCGGCTGGTCGGCGTACTCCGTGGCGAGTTCCTCACTCGTGACCGGGTACTTGTCCGGGTCGAACAGGTCGGGGACGCGGTTCAGGATGTCCTCGACGTGCTCGGTCCGCTCGTGCTGGCGACGCCTGGCGCTGTCCTGGACCCGACTCGGGTCTGGGTCTTGGTCGTCGGGCATCGTCTCCGTGTTCGGTCTACAGCAGGATAAGGGCTGGCTGGGACGTGAGGGAGTGATTGGTGGCGTTCCCCGACCCGTCTCGAATCGTCACGGTGGACGGTCACTCCCGTGGTCGGTCCGGCGTCGTGGCGGACCGTGCCAACCCCTAACAGACTCCGGCCCGAACGCGTCTGTGATGAGCGACCGACTCTCCTACGAGGTGGTCGTCGTGGGCGGCGGGCCGGCAGGCACGACGACCGCGCTCTACACGACGCGACTCGGACACCGGACGGCCGTCTTCGAGGCGCCGGGCGGTCGACACGCCAGCGTCAGTCACGTCCACAACGTCTTCGGGGTCTCCGAGGACGTCTCGGGCCGGGAGCTGTCGAGACACGCCGTCGACCAGTTCGAGGAGTACGGCGGCGCGTACTTCCTCGACGCAGTCGAGGACATCCGCCGGACCGACGACGGGTTCGTCGTCGAGGCGGGTCACGCGACGGTCGACGCCGACCGGGTCGTGTTCGCGACCGGGTTCTCGGACGTCGACCCCCCGGTCCCGGAGTTAGTGGAGTTCACCGGCAGGGGCCTCCACTACTGCCTGCACTGCGACGCCTACACGCTCGGCGACGGGCGCGTGTTCGTCCTCGGGCACGACGACCACGCCGCGTCGGTGGCGATGCTCATGCTCAACTTCACCGCGGACGTCGACCTGCTGCTCGACGGCCACGACCCAGAGTGGAGCGAGGACACCGACCGCCAGGTGCGAGCCCACCCGGTCGACGTGGTCGAGACACCGGTCGCAGGTGCGTTCCCGCGTGACGAGCGCGCGGCCGACCAGGGGGAGGCCGCGGAATGGAGAGCGGAGAGCGAAGCGACCCGCGACCGCGCGACCAACCCGTGGCTCGGCGGGCTTACGTTCGCGGGCGAGGGGGACGCTGACGAGACCACCGACCGCGAGTACCTCGGCGGGTTCGCGATGTACGGCAAGGAGTACAACACCGACCTGGCCGAGTCGCTGGGCTGTGCGCTCGCCGACGACGGCGCGCTCGTCGTGGACGAGACCTACGAGACCAGCGTCGAGGGCGCGTACGCCGCCGGCGACATCACGCACGGGCAGAACCAGACGGTGGTGGCGATGGGCGACGGCGCGAAGGCCGGGATGGCCCTCCACAAGGACCTCCGGCGCTACCCGCTCCCGCCGGACGAACTCGACGACGTGGAGCCGTCGAACGTGCCGGCAGCCGCGGCGGACCTCCGCGCACGGATGCGACTCGTGCGCAACCACGAGCGACACGCCGGCCTCCGGGAGCCCCCGCCCGACCGCTGACGACCCGGCCGTCGGGGCGCTCCGGACGTCAGCCCTGCGGGTGCCGGCCTACGGTTTTTCCGTCTTAGCGACGAACGATGGTGCATGGGACTGCGCGAACCGGCGGCCGCCGACACCGAGCGCGTCAGCGAACTCGTGGAGAGTTCGATGACGTCGTCGCACAGCCTCAGCCCCCAACAGATCGACCAGATCGTCGAAGAAGTGTTCGGCGAGGACGCGATGGCGTCGAAGATGGACGACCAGGGGACCGTCGTTCGCGTCGCGGAGACGACCGAGGACGTAGACGAGGAGACCGTCGTCGGGTACGTCGAGGGGACCCTCGACGGGGAGTGGGGCGAACTGCGCTGGCTGTTCGTCGACCCCGAGCACCGCGGCAGGGGGATCGGAACCGAACTTTACGAATCGATGACCGACGCGCTGCACGAGGCCGGCGCTGACGACGTGCGGGCGACCACGCTGGAGGCGAACACGGAGGGCCACCAGTTCTTCGAGCGCTTCGGCCTCGAACGCGCCGACGAGCGACGCGTCGACGTCGGTGACGAGTCGCTCGTGGAGTACGTGTACGCGGACCCCGACGCCGACCTCGAGATGGGAGACCGGGAGGGTGGCGGAGCGCAGGCCGAGGAGTCCCCGGCCGAGGCGATGCCCGAGACGGAGACGCAGGACGGGACGACGACGGCGACGACCGGGGACGGCGAGCGGGTGTACGTCGCGCGCGACGAGGAGGAGTCGGGGACCGAGGCGTCGTTCTACGTCACGTACACCGACGAGGCCCACGAGGAGCGGTTCGGCTACTACTGCAGTAACTGTGGGTCCCTCGACGTCTCGATGGACGACATGGACCGGATCGAGTGCGACGAGTGTGGGAACACGCACGCCCCCCGGTCGGGCGAGTCGTATGACGACTCCTACCTCTGAGTCTGGAACCGGAGCGTCTGCTCGGCGGCGCAGGTTCTGTCGCTCGTTCGACAACACATCTATCCGGGTGAGACGCCACACGGCTAGCATGGACCACCTCGAACGCGCGAGAGCGGACCTCCGGCGCGCCAGCGAGCAGGCCTCGGGCCCCGTGCAGACGCAACTGGACTCTCTCCAGAACGGCATCGGCGCGGAGGACGAACGGGAGACGGCCGCGGACGGCCCCGACTCGACCGTCGACCGCATCGCGGAGGTAGCGGAGAAACTCGACGCCCTGAGCGAGGAGTTGGAGAACGCCGAGACGCGGGCGGCCGTCGAGAGCGCGGTCGACCACCTCCGCGAGTACCTGAAGGCCCACCCGCACGGAGAGTGAGTCCCGCACGACGAGTCGAGACGCCCCTCGGCCTCGCACGTGCGGGGAGACCGACCCGAGGGAGGTTCCGAACCTGCTCCAGTTGGCCGTCCTCGCAGTAGTCGGACGGTTCGGGGACTCCCGAGTTCGGTGTCTGCGCCACACCGAGCGTTAAGTTCGTTCGCGGCGAACCGTGTCCGTAATGAGCGGGTCCGGTTCCGGGGAGCGCGACGAGCGGGCGCTGGTGGCGGCCGAGTGCGAGGGCGCGACAGACCTGCGCGTCGACGTCGGCGTGCTCGTCGCCCACGCGCCGACGTCCGACCCGGGTCGCCTCCAGTCGTTCGCGACGCGGGCGGCCGAGGACGCCGTCGACGAACTGGCGTCGGCGACGGACGTCGCCTGGCGCTTCTACCTCGAGGAGACGGCGCGGCTCGCCGACCACGACCCCCGGCGCCCCTCGGAGTTCCTCGACCGCGCCACCCACCGGATGGTCGAGGGCCCCTACGACCTGGTCGTCGTCGTGACCGACGTCCCACTCGTGTCGAGCAAGGAGCGCTTCGTCCCGGGGCTGGCGTCGCCGCTCTCCCGCGTCGCCGTCGTCTCGACTGCAGAACTTCGGAGCGCCCCTCGCGGCGAACCGCGACGCCCGCTCGACGACGACGCCGTGCGCTGGAACACTGCCACGCTGCTCGTGCACCTCGTCGGCCACCTGCTCGGTGCTCGCCACGGCGAGGCGGACGGCGGGGTGATGGAGCCGTTCCGGTTTGACCCGGAGCGGCGAGCGGTCCCCTCCTTCGACGCCGACGTCGAGCGTCACCTCCGCAGCGTCGCGAACGAGATTCCCGCGACGGAAGCGCGCCCGAGAGGCCCCCTTGGGCGACTCGCCTTCCACGTGCGCAGCGCCGCGCGGAACCCCGGGCAGATCCTCCAGGCGCTCGCGAACAGTCGCGCGCCGCTGTTGCCGCTGTCGCTGCCGAAGCTGTCGACGGCGGCGCTGACGCCGACGCTCGTCATCGTTTTCAGCGCGGAGTCGTGGGACGTCGGCTTCCACCTGAGCGACCTGACGGCGGCGCTGTTCGCCGTCGTGAGCGTGCTCGCCGCCGCGCTCTACCTCCTGTTCGTCCAGAACCTCTCGTTCCCGCGGAAGCGACACCGCGTCGTCACCGAGCACACCGCCCTCGTCAACGTCACCGTCTTCCTCGTCCTCCTGCTGGCGATGGTCGGCCTGTTCGCGCTCGTCTGGGCCATCATCCTCGTCATCGAGGTGGCCGTCTTCCCGACGAACCTGATGTCGAACTGGCCGAGCCTCGAGGACCCCGCGGTGGGGTTCGTCGACCTCGTCCGCACCGCCGCGTTCATCAGCACCATCGGCGTGCTCTCCGGTGCGCTGGCGGGCGGCCTGGAGAACCGTCTCGTCGTCAGCCACCTCGCGCTGTTCCCCGACCGACCGTAGCCCCTCGACCACCGCACCGGGCACCCGGACTCAGTCGGAGTCCGAGCCGTCGTCCGTCCTCGTCGGCTCCCGCTGGACGACGAGCACCGGCCCGAGGAACTGCTCGGCGACCTGCTCGGCGCGCATCCCGAAGACGAACGTCGTCAGCGACGGGTCCGACTCGCCCATGACGACCGCGTCGAACTCGTCGGCAGCGTCAACGATGGCGTCCATCGGGCGCCGCTTCCCTTCGAGACGGACGGTGATGGCGTCCTCCTCGACACCCCGATCGACGAGTCGGGACACCACCCCGTCGAGCAGCGTCTCGACGTCCTCGTCGGTCTCTCCGTCCCCGACGACGTGGAACAGCGTCACCGCGACGTCGGTGTCCGCGAACAGGCCCCCGACCAGGCGAGCGAGCCGGTCGACGCCGACGGTTCCCCGCACTGCGACGAGGACGTCCTCGGGTGGCGCGGTGGCGTTCGGAACGAGGACGGCCAGACAGTCGTGTTCGGTGATCGTCCGGTCGATGGTCTTCTGGGCACCGTGCGTGAACACGAGCCGCGTCTCGACGGTCGCGCCGGCCTCGACGAGTATCGACTCGAACTCGTCGAGTCGGTGGGTGGCCCGGTCCTCGAACTGGAGGCGAGCCTGGTCGGTCGCGGTCTGGTCGGGCACGACGTGGTAGCCCAGCAGGACCACGTGGGCGTTCGAGAGCAGTTCGGGGACGCCCTCCGGGATCGACTCTCCCTCGAGGACGCGAACCGGGACGAGTACGGTCGGTCTGTCTTGCATGGTCAGAAGTCACCTCTGAGTTCGACGGTGCCGGCGTAGTACCGGTACCAGAGGTAGGAGACGACCATCACCGCGACGCCGACGGTGATGGAGGCCGGTTGCATGAACGCGACCAGCCCGAAACTGGCGAGTGCCCCGACGCCCGGCAACAGGGGGACCCCCGGCATCTGGTAGCTCGGGTCGTACCAGTCGGGGCCGCGCCGCCGCAGGACGAGCACCGCGACGCAGATGAGGCCGTACATGATCAGGTGGAGGAACGAGGCGACCTCCGCGAGCAGCGCCACCTCGCCGGTGGCGACGAGCAGGAGAATCGGACCCCCTGCCGCGAGCAGCGCGACGTGGGGCGTGCCGTATCGGAGGTTAATCTCGCTGGCTCGCCGGGGGAGGAGGGCGTCGCGGCTCAGCGCGTAGACGGTGCGGGAGGCGCTGAGGATCGAGGCGTTCGCGCTGGAGAACGTCGCCAGCAGGCCGGCGAACAGGATCGCCACCGCGCCGGGGAGGCCGACGAACTCGCGGGCCACCTCGACCATCGCCGTCTCGCCGAACGCCTCCAGCTGGGACGCGCCGAACGCGCTCGTCGCGACGAAGATGGTCACCACGTAGAAGACGGTGACGACGAGCACCGACCCGACCATCGCCAGCGGGAGGTTGCGACCCGGCTGCTTGATGTCGCCGGCGACCGTGGCGACCTGCGCGAAGCCGAGGTAGGAGGTGAACACGAGCGCCGCGGTGCTGAGGACGGGGAAGTACCCCTGCGAGAAGAACGCCTCCGGGACCGTCTGGCGGCCGAAGACGCCGAGCGTGTCGAGGGACCCGTACGAGAGGAACAGCGTCAGCACGACCAGCAACAGTGCCACGACGGCGTTCTGGAGTTTGGCGGTGTTCTCCGTGCCGGTGACGCTGAGGCCCGTCAGGGCGACGCCGAACAGCAACCCGAGCGGGACCACCGGGCTGAGCGACAGTTCGACGCCGACCTCGCCGAAGACGGCGGCGGCGTAGTGGCCCAGTCCCACGAGGTAGAACGCGGACGCGAACACCAGTCCGAGCCACAGCCCGAGGCCCACGATCGCGCCGAACGCCGACCCCATGCTCCGCGAGACGAAGAAGTAGCCCCCACCGCTCCGTGGCATCGCGGTCGCCAGTTCGGAGGCCGGCAGCGCGACCAGCAACGCGACGACGCCGCCGAGCGCGAACGAGAGCGCCGCGGCCGGCCCCGCGCTCCCCGCCGCCAGCCCCGGGAAGACGAAGATACCGGCGCCTATCATCGTCCCGATGCCGATGGCCAGCCCGCCGACGAGTCCGATGGTCCGCTCGAGCTCGACGTCCTCCTCGTGGACCGTGACGTCGTCGGAGACGGCGTCTGGCTCCTGCTCGGGTGACTCGCCCTCGACGTTCTCCCCGCTCCCGGGAGTGGGCGCAACGTCGGTCGTCACTGGGGCTTCACGAGTAGCTGCATCGGCACGCCGCCCAATAAAGGTACACCCGGCCGCAGGGGCTCGCCGGCCGGCGAGAGCCGCGTCGCCGAACGCCTGGCGTCCCTCCGACGGCTCAGCCGGTCGACTCCGCTTCGTCCAGTTCCCGGAGGACCACGTGTGTGACGCGGGCGCCGTCGACGCCCTCGACGGCCAGTCGGTAGCCGTCGGCCTCGACCTCGTCGCCGACCTCCGGCGCCCGACCCAGGCTGTCGAGCACCAGGCCGCCCAGCGTCCCGAACTCGTCGCTCTCGAACGTCGTCCCGACGGTCTCGTTGACCGCCGCCAGCGCGACGCCGCCGTCGACGGCGTACGCGCCGTCCTGGAGCTCGTCTATCGACGGCTCGCCGCCGGCCTCGTCGAACTGGTCCTGGATGTCGCCGACGATCACCTCCACGACGTCCTCGACGGTGGCGATCCCGTCGAGGGACCCCCACTCGTCGATGACGGCGGCCATCTGGCTGTGGTCGCGCTGGAACTCCAGCAGCAGGTCGTTGACGCGGGTCGTCTCGGGGACGACCGTCATCTCCCGCGCGATGTCGCCGGCCGTGACGGGCTCGCCCGCCTCGTCGACCGACTCGCTCGCCCGGAGCACGTCCTTCGCGTCGATGAACCCGACGATCTGGTCCTGGTCGTCGACCTCGACGACCGGGTAGCGGGTGTGGCCCTCGGCGAGGATCACCGAGCGGATCTCCGTGAGCGGCATGTCCGCGGGCACGCTCACGACGTCGGGTCGCGGGACCATCACCTCGCTGACGGTGATGTCGTCGAGTTCGAACACCCGCTCGATCATCTCGACCTCCTCGCGGTCGACGTGCCCCTGCTTGCCCGAGTGCGAGAGCACCATCAGTATCTCCTCCTCCTGGAGGGTCTCCTCGCTCTCCGAGGCCGGTTCGATGCCGATGAGGCTGGTGAAGAAGTTGGCCGTCCCGTTGAACACGACGATGCCGGGGACGAAGATGTAGTAGAACAGCTTCATCGGCGGCGCGAGCAGCAGCGCCATCCGCTCGGCCTCCGCGATGGCGATTGTCTTCGGCGCGAGTTCCCCGAAGACGACGTGGAGGAACGTGATGAAGCCGAAGCCGAGCGCGAACGCGGCGAGGTGGACGAGGCTCTCGGGGAGCACGGCGCCCAGGAACGGTTCGATGAGCGCCGCCACAGCCGGTTCACCGATCCACCCGAGCCCCAGAGACGCCAGCGTGATGCCGAGCTGGGTGGCCGCCAGGAAGTCGTCGAGGTTCGCCATCGCGTCCGACAGCGTGTCCGCCCCTGGTTTCCCCTCCTCGACGAGGCGCTCGACGGACGTCGAGCGGACCCGGACGAGCGCGAACTCCGAGGCCACGAAGAAGCCGTTCAGGACGACCAGGAAGAACGCGACGAACAGCCGACCGAGCGAGAACACGACGTCTACCATGGGTGCCTCCGCTGGAGTCGGTGAACGGTTCGCTGCGGTCGGGAGGACCGCGGCGGGTCCGTCTGCGCGTGAGAGGCCGGTTCACTCATTCGTTGTTGGAGAATCGGGGTCACGCCACTGTCAATGCTTGGGTTGGTCGTGCCGACGTCCACCCCCATCCAATCATTTCTATAGCTGCCCGCAGAAAGGCCTGTATGAGCGTCGTCTTCTGGGCCCTCGTCGCGTTCGCGACCGTCAGCTGTCTGTTCATGGCGTGGTCCCTCGGGGCGAACAGCAACTCACCGCCGTTCGCGCCCGCGATCGGCGCCAACGCGGTGTCGACGATGCGTGCCGCGTTCCTCATCGGCATCCTCGCGGCCGCCGGCGCGCTGACCCAGGGTGGTGCCATCTCCGAGACGGTCGGCGCGAACCTGATTCGGGGCGTCACCATCACGCCGCTGGCGGCGACGACGGGGCTGCTCGTGGCGGCGTCGTTCATGGCGTTCGGCGTCTACAGCGGGTACCCCGTCCCGGCGGCGTTCGCGACGACCGGAGCGATGGTCGGCGTGGGGCTCTCGCTGGGCGGCGGTCCGGCCTTCGACACGTACCGCGAGATCGGGACGTTCTGGGTGCTCGTCCCGCCGATGTCCGGGGGGCTGGCGTACCTCACCGCCACGCTGCTGCGCCGCGAGGACGTCCCCGAGACGCAGTCCATCCCGCTGCTCGCGGCCGTGGTCGCGGCCATCCTCGCGAACGTCAAACTCGGCGTGATCCCGCACCCGGAGCGAGCACAGGCCTCCGTCGCCGACGCCGCGGCCGTCTCCCTCGGTGGGCCGTCCGTCGTCGGCGTCGACGTCGTCGCCATCGTCGTCACACTGCTGTTCGCAGCCCTGGCGCACCGCTACATCCAGCGCCGGACGCGGGCCTCGGTCGAGGCGGGTATCCGGACGTTCCTGTTCGCGCTCGGCAGCGTCGTCGCGTTCTCCAGCGGTGGCAGCCAGGTCGGACTGGCGACCGGCCCGCTCGAGAACCTCTACGGCGTCGAACTCGGCCTCCCGGGGATCGCCCTCCTCGGCATCGGCGCGACCGGCATCCTCGCCGGTGCGTGGATGGGCGCGCCCCGGCTCCTGCAGGCGACCTCCAGGGAGTACGCACAGCTCGGCCTCCGGCGCTCCATCGCGGCGCTCGTCCCCGGGTTCGTCATCGCCCAGATCGCGATCACGCTCGGCATCCCCATCTCGTTCAACAACATCATCATCTCCGGGGTCATCGGCGGCGGGCTCGCGGCGGGGACGGCGGGCGTCTCCCGGCGGAAGATCGGCGTCACGCTCGGCTTCTGGGTCGTCACGCTCGCGACCTCGATAGCGACCGGCTACGGCCTCTACCAGCTCCTCTCTGGCCTGTTCGGCATCAAGTAGCGACGGAGCGGCCTACCGGACGACGGTGACGGTCACCGGCGCCTCGCCGACGACGGTGGTCGCGACGGTTCCGAGCAGTCGGCGCGCGAGGTCGCCGCGCTCGCCACCGTGGCCGCCCATCACGACGTGGTCGACGTCGTGGTCCGCGACGTACGCGAGGATGGTCTCCGCGGGGTCGCCGGTCTCGACGGCCGTCTCGACGGGGCGGTCGGCCGACTCGACCGAGGTCTCCGCCTGTCGAACGAGGTCCTCGGCGCGCTCGCGCCCGGCCGCTAGCCGCGTCTCGTCGGGTTCGAGGACGCCGCTCTCGCTCATCCCGCTGTCCAGTGGCGTGACTACGTTCAACACCGTCACGCGACAGTCGAAGGTCGCGAGTGCGTGCCGGAGCGCCGCTGCGGCCAGCGGCGACCCGTCGAGCGGGACGAGGACGTGCGAAGGGGTCACACGCGTACGTTCGCGAACGAGACGTAAATAGCATCGGCGAAGTGGCTAACCGGCGGCAGGGCGTACGTTCCGCGGATGGTCAACGCGTTCTGGCTGGACCGCGACGTCGACCA contains:
- a CDS encoding DUF7282 domain-containing protein — protein: MTDENTTRLKLGALLMALTVVLASGTAVAVMSAGSVAQEGDQSASTVTAQDVEAESVQMEDVEVENLTFELGDVEDTEDALSDSFATALGENVEGFEADSVDVGNIQSATVTVEDDTVTVDAEIESITVEGVQADNVTWDRSNGNVAEGMFLGGSLTFQSMTVEELSVGSLSVESGEVTVPDNETTTTTEEEDETTTTEEDDDTTTTTEEEDDTTTTTEEEDDDTTTTTEEEDENETTTTTTTDGDGDTAEATVNFEDQTSDGTTVTISAVALSEDGYVAIHDDSLLEGNVVGSVIGVSDYLEAGSYQDVEVTLYNVSGAEFNETMLEDNETLIAMPHLETDNDETYDFVETNSNQDGPFVSDGEPVTDDAVISVEEDETEDNETTTTTEENDTTTEENETTATDGDGAGDTAEATVNFEDQTSNGTVVSVSDVELSEDGYVAIHDDSLLEGNVVGSVIGVSDYLEAGSYEDLEVTLYNVSGAEFNETMLEEDQELIAMPHLETTDDETYDFVETNGEDDGPFISDGAAVTDDALVTLEDDDTTEENDTTTTTEENTTTTTTAEA
- a CDS encoding hemolysin family protein produces the protein MVDVVFSLGRLFVAFFLVVLNGFFVASEFALVRVRSTSVERLVEEGKPGADTLSDAMANLDDFLAATQLGITLASLGLGWIGEPAVAALIEPFLGAVLPESLVHLAAFALGFGFITFLHVVFGELAPKTIAIAEAERMALLLAPPMKLFYYIFVPGIVVFNGTANFFTSLIGIEPASESEETLQEEEILMVLSHSGKQGHVDREEVEMIERVFELDDITVSEVMVPRPDVVSVPADMPLTEIRSVILAEGHTRYPVVEVDDQDQIVGFIDAKDVLRASESVDEAGEPVTAGDIAREMTVVPETTRVNDLLLEFQRDHSQMAAVIDEWGSLDGIATVEDVVEVIVGDIQDQFDEAGGEPSIDELQDGAYAVDGGVALAAVNETVGTTFESDEFGTLGGLVLDSLGRAPEVGDEVEADGYRLAVEGVDGARVTHVVLRELDEAESTG
- a CDS encoding DUF7553 family protein — translated: MDHLERARADLRRASEQASGPVQTQLDSLQNGIGAEDERETAADGPDSTVDRIAEVAEKLDALSEELENAETRAAVESAVDHLREYLKAHPHGE
- a CDS encoding APC family permease; the protein is MTTDVAPTPGSGENVEGESPEQEPDAVSDDVTVHEEDVELERTIGLVGGLAIGIGTMIGAGIFVFPGLAAGSAGPAAALSFALGGVVALLVALPASELATAMPRSGGGYFFVSRSMGSAFGAIVGLGLWLGLVFASAFYLVGLGHYAAAVFGEVGVELSLSPVVPLGLLFGVALTGLSVTGTENTAKLQNAVVALLLVVLTLFLSYGSLDTLGVFGRQTVPEAFFSQGYFPVLSTAALVFTSYLGFAQVATVAGDIKQPGRNLPLAMVGSVLVVTVFYVVTIFVATSAFGASQLEAFGETAMVEVAREFVGLPGAVAILFAGLLATFSSANASILSASRTVYALSRDALLPRRASEINLRYGTPHVALLAAGGPILLLVATGEVALLAEVASFLHLIMYGLICVAVLVLRRRGPDWYDPSYQMPGVPLLPGVGALASFGLVAFMQPASITVGVAVMVVSYLWYRYYAGTVELRGDF
- a CDS encoding universal stress protein, coding for MQDRPTVLVPVRVLEGESIPEGVPELLSNAHVVLLGYHVVPDQTATDQARLQFEDRATHRLDEFESILVEAGATVETRLVFTHGAQKTIDRTITEHDCLAVLVPNATAPPEDVLVAVRGTVGVDRLARLVGGLFADTDVAVTLFHVVGDGETDEDVETLLDGVVSRLVDRGVEEDAITVRLEGKRRPMDAIVDAADEFDAVVMGESDPSLTTFVFGMRAEQVAEQFLGPVLVVQREPTRTDDGSDSD
- a CDS encoding GNAT family N-acetyltransferase → MGLREPAAADTERVSELVESSMTSSHSLSPQQIDQIVEEVFGEDAMASKMDDQGTVVRVAETTEDVDEETVVGYVEGTLDGEWGELRWLFVDPEHRGRGIGTELYESMTDALHEAGADDVRATTLEANTEGHQFFERFGLERADERRVDVGDESLVEYVYADPDADLEMGDREGGGAQAEESPAEAMPETETQDGTTTATTGDGERVYVARDEEESGTEASFYVTYTDEAHEERFGYYCSNCGSLDVSMDDMDRIECDECGNTHAPRSGESYDDSYL
- a CDS encoding NAD(P)/FAD-dependent oxidoreductase; this translates as MSDRLSYEVVVVGGGPAGTTTALYTTRLGHRTAVFEAPGGRHASVSHVHNVFGVSEDVSGRELSRHAVDQFEEYGGAYFLDAVEDIRRTDDGFVVEAGHATVDADRVVFATGFSDVDPPVPELVEFTGRGLHYCLHCDAYTLGDGRVFVLGHDDHAASVAMLMLNFTADVDLLLDGHDPEWSEDTDRQVRAHPVDVVETPVAGAFPRDERAADQGEAAEWRAESEATRDRATNPWLGGLTFAGEGDADETTDREYLGGFAMYGKEYNTDLAESLGCALADDGALVVDETYETSVEGAYAAGDITHGQNQTVVAMGDGAKAGMALHKDLRRYPLPPDELDDVEPSNVPAAAADLRARMRLVRNHERHAGLREPPPDR